From a region of the Methylomonas rapida genome:
- a CDS encoding ABC transporter ATP-binding protein, translating into MPIIEVNHLTKEYQLGNIKSFKETAFNAVKRLTFQPTQKRERFKALDNVSFSIEQGEVVGVIGHNGAGKSTLLKHLANISKPTSGKVIVRGSVAPLIEVGAGVNPELTGRENIFLNAAILGIPKKIIRQKLDEIIEFSELEQFIDTPVKRYSSGMTVKLGFSIATSMEADILIVDEVLAVGDLAFQRKCFDRMEELIRRQGRTVLLVSHNIRQVERMCSRVILLSHGSILQDGDSHSTCDRFYQISNQTIFDQKIKNKSARIISSGEIQDIQVSILDSHGTSTESIIEGDSLHIKVSFTLNKPLENPEFHIGTHTTDFVYLTGESSAVLGHTQTYNEGKNEIHQIIPNYPLVPGTYGIRFALIDHRGRVVFHGESLKYFNVLAKTDDTPLQDELRLISIAPKWIL; encoded by the coding sequence ATGCCAATTATAGAAGTTAACCATCTGACCAAGGAATACCAGCTTGGTAATATAAAAAGCTTTAAAGAGACCGCCTTTAATGCCGTCAAACGCCTTACATTTCAACCCACCCAAAAACGCGAACGTTTTAAAGCTCTGGATAATGTCAGCTTTTCCATTGAACAGGGAGAAGTCGTTGGCGTAATAGGACATAACGGGGCTGGAAAAAGCACATTGCTAAAGCATCTCGCCAATATCAGCAAACCGACTAGCGGTAAAGTAATCGTCAGAGGCAGTGTCGCTCCGCTAATTGAAGTCGGGGCTGGTGTAAATCCGGAATTAACCGGACGGGAAAATATTTTTTTAAATGCTGCAATTTTAGGTATTCCTAAAAAAATCATTAGGCAAAAGCTTGATGAGATCATTGAGTTTTCAGAACTGGAACAATTCATTGACACCCCCGTAAAGCGGTACAGCTCAGGCATGACCGTTAAACTTGGTTTTTCCATTGCAACCAGCATGGAAGCCGACATCCTGATCGTGGACGAGGTGTTGGCGGTAGGTGATTTGGCATTTCAACGCAAGTGCTTTGACCGAATGGAAGAACTCATTCGAAGACAAGGAAGAACTGTTTTATTGGTAAGTCACAATATTCGTCAAGTTGAGCGAATGTGTTCACGCGTTATATTGCTTAGCCATGGCTCGATACTCCAGGACGGCGACTCGCATTCGACCTGCGATCGCTTTTACCAAATAAGCAATCAAACCATTTTCGATCAAAAGATTAAAAACAAATCCGCTAGAATAATCTCATCGGGTGAAATACAGGATATTCAAGTCTCCATTCTTGACAGCCACGGAACATCAACCGAATCAATAATCGAGGGTGATTCCTTACATATCAAGGTAAGCTTCACTCTGAACAAACCCCTCGAAAATCCAGAGTTCCATATTGGCACCCATACTACGGATTTCGTTTATCTAACCGGCGAGTCTAGCGCCGTGTTAGGACATACTCAGACTTATAACGAAGGCAAGAATGAAATTCACCAAATAATACCTAATTACCCTCTTGTGCCGGGTACCTATGGGATCAGATTTGCCCTAATAGACCACCGTGGACGAGTAGTATTTCATGGTGAAAGCCTGAAGTATTTTAATGTGTTAGCAAAAACCGATGACACCCCATTGCAAGATGAATTGCGATTAATTAGTATTGCACCCAAGTGGATTCTTTAA
- a CDS encoding ABC transporter permease, with amino-acid sequence MFKIAINLYKYRELIAALTWKNIVVRYKQAYLGILWAVLKPVLLTLVFTLVKSFVGIETDNFPYPLITFAALMPWVFFQESVSEGVNSVTSNASLIKKIYFPREVFPLTAMVTKLVELFISFGILAAMMFYYKVMPSIYALWLPAFILYAMVVALTISFFGAAMNVYYRDIGQAIPIAMSLLMYATPVIYPLSLVQKKLLVEQAAGIWSEKLYTLYTLNPLVGIIDGFQRTLIKGIMPDFHALYPGLILTLCILPFSYWFFKRAESWFADVI; translated from the coding sequence ATGTTTAAGATAGCAATCAATTTGTACAAATACCGGGAACTCATTGCCGCATTAACCTGGAAAAACATCGTCGTCCGCTACAAACAAGCTTATCTGGGTATTCTTTGGGCTGTTTTGAAACCGGTATTACTGACATTGGTATTCACGCTGGTTAAGAGTTTTGTAGGCATTGAAACTGATAACTTTCCTTACCCCCTGATTACTTTTGCGGCATTAATGCCTTGGGTTTTTTTTCAGGAATCCGTTTCCGAAGGCGTCAACAGCGTCACCTCCAACGCTTCATTGATTAAAAAAATTTACTTTCCCAGGGAAGTATTTCCACTGACAGCGATGGTAACGAAACTTGTCGAATTATTTATTAGCTTCGGCATTCTGGCCGCAATGATGTTTTATTACAAAGTCATGCCCAGTATCTATGCACTATGGCTGCCGGCCTTTATTTTATATGCCATGGTTGTTGCGCTCACTATCAGCTTTTTTGGCGCGGCAATGAATGTTTATTATCGGGATATTGGCCAAGCCATTCCAATCGCAATGTCCTTGCTGATGTATGCCACCCCCGTAATTTACCCGTTAAGCTTGGTACAAAAGAAGTTATTAGTCGAGCAAGCAGCCGGCATTTGGTCCGAGAAACTCTATACTTTATATACTCTAAATCCATTAGTTGGCATCATCGATGGATTTCAAAGAACATTGATAAAAGGAATAATGCCCGATTTTCATGCGCTTTATCCTGGCTTAATTCTGACCTTATGCATCTTGCCTTTCAGTTATTGGTTTTTTAAACGCGCTGAAAGTTGGTTTGCGGATGTAATCTAA
- a CDS encoding tetratricopeptide repeat protein: MKTNFIGILITLLLFFGLNKSAFPKEPWAEYVVQGSFDPIAAALLVPPFCEGNSGIGIIHKPKDWKKIYGQDFTSINHYCSGKHKIPKCYEYPEKEKKACLSYFLEGTTYAIKHSQNPNYALLPFLHTERGNLLKDIGNYEEAILDFKTAISKNNKFHPAYLGIADTYIKLKDLDEAEKYIQMGLEHNPDKKSLNKKLERIRKLKK; this comes from the coding sequence ATGAAAACTAACTTCATCGGAATATTGATAACTTTGTTATTATTCTTTGGCCTGAACAAATCCGCTTTTCCAAAAGAACCTTGGGCAGAATACGTGGTTCAAGGTAGTTTTGATCCAATAGCCGCTGCGTTATTGGTACCCCCATTCTGCGAAGGAAACTCTGGAATTGGAATTATTCATAAACCAAAAGACTGGAAAAAAATATATGGACAAGACTTTACATCTATAAATCATTACTGTAGTGGGAAACATAAAATCCCAAAATGCTATGAATACCCAGAAAAAGAAAAGAAAGCTTGCTTGAGTTATTTTCTCGAAGGAACCACATACGCAATCAAGCACTCGCAGAATCCAAATTACGCATTATTACCTTTTTTGCACACCGAAAGAGGTAACCTTCTAAAGGATATTGGAAACTACGAAGAAGCAATATTAGATTTCAAGACCGCAATTTCTAAAAACAACAAATTTCACCCAGCATATCTTGGAATTGCCGATACATACATCAAACTAAAAGACTTAGATGAGGCGGAAAAGTATATTCAAATGGGGCTAGAGCATAACCCTGACAAAAAATCACTTAACAAAAAGCTTGAAAGAATTAGAAAACTAAAAAAATAA
- a CDS encoding glycosyltransferase family 4 protein, which translates to MSMESKNHPKRIIFVENGIGYGGAIICLRHLVRNLDRSKYLPMVVTGRTSPQYEEIAGEAIWKHIPDRLIDIVGLQTWLASQTWPDKLPLLRIASQQILARLDDACNFLPFFLRLLWTAWRFKADLIHANNEPLCNRAALLVAKCLRIPSVCHVRGDQKGSRLMRWAYSLPDHFISVSNWVAESMQQKLNIPPEKISVVYDGIALDKLDTQADGQKFRKHFNIPDGGFAVGLVGLLIPWKGQNLFIDAAKILKDKIINLEMIIIGGTPEECGEYERQLKLRVAREGLSDKIKFTGHIDEMQQVYNGLNIVVSASISPEPLGTVVIESMTMGRPLIAPNHGGASEMITDHETGLLFTPGDADSLAQSILAFHESHALRQQLGQNARKKALQTFSVETHTKAIEAIYRNLLAKTACSIN; encoded by the coding sequence ATGTCAATGGAATCAAAAAACCATCCCAAGCGCATAATCTTTGTCGAAAACGGCATAGGCTATGGAGGAGCAATAATCTGTCTTCGGCATTTAGTTCGCAACCTAGACAGAAGCAAATACTTGCCGATGGTTGTCACCGGCCGCACCAGCCCGCAATATGAAGAAATAGCCGGCGAAGCGATTTGGAAACATATTCCCGATAGACTTATCGACATTGTCGGTTTGCAAACTTGGCTAGCAAGCCAGACTTGGCCAGACAAATTGCCGTTATTACGCATCGCCTCCCAACAAATCCTTGCCCGGCTGGATGATGCGTGCAATTTTCTACCCTTTTTCCTTCGCTTGCTATGGACAGCCTGGCGTTTCAAAGCAGACTTGATTCATGCCAATAATGAGCCGCTTTGCAACCGCGCCGCGTTGTTGGTTGCCAAATGCCTTCGCATCCCAAGCGTATGCCATGTCAGAGGCGACCAAAAAGGTTCCCGCTTGATGCGTTGGGCTTATTCCCTACCCGATCATTTCATCTCGGTTTCCAACTGGGTAGCCGAAAGCATGCAACAAAAATTGAATATCCCACCTGAAAAAATTAGCGTTGTTTATGACGGTATTGCGTTAGACAAACTAGATACACAGGCGGATGGACAAAAATTCCGGAAACACTTCAATATTCCTGATGGCGGATTTGCCGTAGGTTTAGTAGGTCTTTTGATTCCATGGAAAGGTCAGAATCTATTTATTGATGCCGCTAAAATATTAAAAGATAAAATAATCAATTTAGAAATGATTATTATCGGGGGGACCCCGGAAGAATGCGGAGAATATGAGCGGCAATTGAAATTACGGGTTGCCAGAGAAGGGCTATCGGACAAAATAAAATTCACTGGTCATATAGACGAAATGCAACAGGTCTATAATGGCTTGAATATCGTAGTATCTGCTTCAATTAGTCCGGAACCACTGGGCACAGTCGTCATTGAATCAATGACCATGGGCCGGCCATTGATTGCGCCAAATCACGGTGGCGCCAGTGAAATGATAACCGACCATGAAACAGGCCTATTATTCACCCCTGGTGACGCAGACTCGCTTGCACAATCAATCCTCGCCTTTCATGAATCCCATGCATTAAGGCAACAATTAGGTCAGAATGCCAGAAAAAAAGCCTTACAAACCTTCTCAGTCGAGACACATACCAAAGCCATAGAAGCAATCTACCGCAATTTATTAGCAAAAACAGCATGTTCTATCAATTAA
- a CDS encoding glycosyltransferase family 2 protein, whose amino-acid sequence MKISAVIPAYNSAKFISAAVDSIHAQTTPIDEIIIIDDGSTDNTEQIVATLPGNIIYHKQVNQGPSAARNKGIELATGDWIALLDADDQWTPEKTSKQLKALETTPALHFIFGDEAEIDTNGSTLTPSSLDKHNLLKDLQKISGQPLPNALAALVHKNFVPTSSAFFRRSTALEAGLFNSDIRFGEDLELWAKFAANHPIACVTDALILRRKHSESATTATERMLAELPKVMASIRKHTKTQLLEQNIDPDKIVAESYWTLGYWYFANGDQNKARHAFRQSLKEQLNPKSLAYLVACFLPLHLIKKIREIKQKFTNH is encoded by the coding sequence ATGAAAATTAGCGCCGTCATCCCCGCGTATAACAGCGCAAAATTTATCTCGGCCGCAGTCGACAGCATTCACGCACAAACCACGCCGATTGATGAAATCATCATCATCGACGATGGTTCCACCGATAATACCGAGCAAATAGTTGCCACCTTGCCCGGCAACATCATCTACCACAAACAAGTCAATCAAGGGCCTTCCGCTGCAAGGAACAAAGGGATTGAATTGGCGACCGGCGATTGGATTGCACTTTTAGATGCCGATGATCAATGGACACCGGAAAAAACATCGAAACAACTTAAAGCACTGGAAACAACGCCCGCCTTGCATTTCATTTTTGGCGACGAAGCGGAGATTGATACGAATGGCAGCACCCTTACCCCTTCCAGCCTGGATAAACATAATCTTTTAAAAGATTTACAAAAAATATCGGGCCAGCCCTTACCCAATGCCCTGGCAGCCCTAGTACACAAGAACTTCGTGCCGACTAGCTCGGCTTTTTTCAGACGTAGCACAGCCCTAGAAGCCGGATTGTTTAATTCAGATATTCGTTTTGGTGAAGATTTGGAATTGTGGGCCAAATTCGCCGCAAATCATCCTATTGCTTGCGTGACGGATGCCTTGATACTTCGCAGAAAGCATAGCGAAAGCGCGACCACCGCAACAGAACGCATGCTTGCAGAGCTGCCTAAAGTCATGGCATCGATACGTAAGCATACAAAAACACAACTATTAGAGCAAAACATCGACCCGGATAAAATTGTTGCCGAAAGTTACTGGACATTGGGTTACTGGTACTTTGCAAACGGTGACCAAAACAAAGCGCGCCATGCCTTCCGGCAAAGCTTGAAAGAGCAACTGAACCCTAAATCCTTGGCTTACTTGGTTGCTTGTTTTTTACCCCTGCATCTAATAAAAAAGATTCGAGAGATAAAACAAAAATTCACAAATCACTAA
- the xrtA gene encoding exosortase A, with protein MPNIMKIPEHWQKPLLTLVLVALVCIVAFYHTWVSIVSIWERSETFTHGYLVMPISLWLIWLRREDYRHLHASFSGLALVCLLGCGFLWLVADLVSVLIIQQWAAVGVLVCGFWAVLGNRAAAQMLFPLLFLFLMVPFGEEFIPFLMDYTATFVVTLLRLTGISVYREGTFFTLTSGHWSVVEGCSGLRYLIASFTLGTVYAYLNYSSYKKRAVFMLASFLVPILANGLRAYMIVMIGHLSDMKLATGVDHIIYGWVFFGLVMLLLFYLGSFWQDSAPQAMQGPEAETETTMAISGAGKRWGALLALFMAIAVWPVLAEELHARQAVQAEIPIDVSARLEDVTPSVPDWGWEPNFKGVRAKAGYTVPTADSSVAIYIANFGDESQGGELINSQNYLVPQKHKVWRMIHNANTTVHGPDWSKDVEESVLNSDQRDILVWRWYRVGDAEATNHYYIKWLQLFKRLTGDASPELMILLYTETPHGDNRLAREKLMNVAQACCG; from the coding sequence ATGCCGAACATCATGAAAATCCCCGAGCATTGGCAAAAGCCCTTGTTGACTTTGGTTTTGGTTGCATTGGTTTGTATTGTGGCCTTTTATCATACTTGGGTCTCGATAGTCTCGATTTGGGAGCGGTCCGAAACCTTTACCCATGGATATCTGGTGATGCCAATCAGCTTATGGCTGATTTGGTTGCGCCGGGAAGATTATCGGCATTTGCATGCGTCTTTTAGTGGCTTGGCGCTAGTGTGTTTGCTTGGCTGCGGCTTTCTCTGGCTGGTGGCGGATCTAGTATCGGTGTTGATCATCCAGCAATGGGCGGCGGTGGGTGTTTTGGTCTGCGGTTTCTGGGCGGTTTTGGGGAACCGTGCGGCAGCGCAGATGTTATTTCCGTTGCTGTTTTTATTTTTGATGGTGCCGTTTGGCGAGGAATTCATTCCGTTTTTGATGGACTACACGGCGACTTTCGTGGTGACGCTGTTGCGGTTGACCGGTATCAGCGTTTATCGCGAAGGCACATTTTTCACGTTGACCTCGGGTCATTGGTCGGTCGTGGAAGGGTGTAGCGGCCTGCGGTATTTGATTGCCTCTTTTACCTTGGGAACCGTCTATGCCTATCTAAATTACAGCAGTTACAAAAAGCGCGCTGTTTTCATGCTGGCATCCTTCCTGGTGCCGATTTTGGCCAATGGTTTGCGCGCCTACATGATTGTGATGATTGGGCATTTAAGCGACATGAAATTGGCCACCGGCGTCGATCACATTATTTATGGCTGGGTATTTTTCGGCTTGGTCATGTTGTTACTGTTTTACTTGGGGTCGTTTTGGCAGGATTCCGCGCCGCAAGCCATGCAGGGACCTGAAGCTGAAACTGAAACGACCATGGCCATCTCGGGAGCTGGCAAGAGGTGGGGGGCTTTGCTTGCCCTTTTCATGGCGATCGCGGTTTGGCCAGTGCTGGCCGAGGAATTACATGCCCGGCAAGCCGTTCAAGCGGAAATTCCCATCGATGTGTCCGCGCGGCTGGAAGATGTTACGCCTAGTGTTCCCGATTGGGGCTGGGAGCCCAACTTCAAAGGCGTGAGAGCGAAGGCCGGCTATACGGTTCCAACAGCTGATTCCAGCGTTGCTATCTATATCGCTAATTTTGGCGATGAGTCGCAGGGAGGCGAATTGATCAATTCGCAAAATTATCTGGTGCCGCAGAAACATAAGGTCTGGCGCATGATCCATAACGCAAATACGACCGTTCATGGCCCGGATTGGTCGAAAGATGTCGAAGAATCGGTTTTGAACAGCGATCAGCGCGATATTTTGGTTTGGCGATGGTACCGAGTGGGGGATGCCGAGGCGACCAATCACTATTACATCAAATGGCTGCAATTGTTCAAACGTTTGACGGGTGATGCCTCGCCGGAGCTTATGATATTGTTGTACACCGAAACGCCTCATGGTGATAACCGCTTGGCTCGTGAAAAGCTGATGAATGTCGCGCAGGCTTGTTGCGGTTAA
- a CDS encoding asparagine synthetase B family protein, which yields MTNFAGWMGSQRPQRQIASMLTDMMAGQTGCQVAVGAQFGLAAKHFSASEGRRLLLVALKTGLTNERQRQLLAAYDRHGLEFLEREKQPEALILIDSERQSVMMATDPIGLCNLYYARTADGLVFGSSADFVVRHADVDDEISPQSVYDYVYYHHCPSPNTIYQAVKKLEGGQCLIWQNGQLSLKYYWQPTFQESASINLKQAGAELQALIIDAVNVMAESAEQTGAFLSGGLDSSTVAGALAKVYPGQAKTFSIGFPVEGYNEIEYANIAVKHFNTRQHEYYVTPEDTVNAVSLIAAYYDEPFGNSSALAAYYCAKLAKDNGIKRLLGGDGGDEIFAGNERYAKQMLFEHYHRLPGFAKVALESGLNHLPAVLAKQKIPFKARRYIEQANTLMPDRLQDYNFLHRHDVADIFQDDFLTRIDTAEPLRLLKESYWRPEQASTLNRMLYMDWKTTLHDNDLVKVNRMCELAGVEVGYPLLDQRIVDLSCKIPSASKLQGQKLRWFYKQAMADFLPEPIINKSKHGFGLPFGVWLKDHQPLKELAYDAIHGLKKREYFKPAFLDHAIDMHQSIHAAYYGELIWILMMLELWFVGKGR from the coding sequence ATGACGAATTTTGCAGGATGGATGGGCAGCCAACGCCCGCAACGACAGATAGCGTCCATGTTGACCGACATGATGGCGGGGCAAACGGGTTGTCAGGTAGCTGTCGGCGCGCAATTTGGTTTGGCCGCAAAGCATTTTTCCGCGTCGGAAGGCCGACGTTTGTTGCTGGTAGCATTGAAAACCGGCCTGACAAATGAGCGTCAGCGGCAGTTGCTGGCAGCGTATGACAGGCATGGCTTGGAATTCCTGGAACGGGAAAAGCAGCCTGAAGCGCTGATTCTGATCGACAGCGAACGGCAATCCGTCATGATGGCGACCGATCCGATTGGTCTTTGCAATCTGTATTACGCCCGGACCGCCGATGGTTTGGTGTTCGGCTCCAGCGCGGATTTCGTGGTGCGCCACGCGGATGTCGACGATGAAATTTCGCCGCAGAGCGTTTACGACTACGTTTATTACCACCATTGCCCCAGTCCCAATACCATTTACCAGGCGGTTAAAAAACTGGAAGGTGGGCAATGTCTGATCTGGCAAAATGGGCAACTATCGCTGAAGTATTATTGGCAGCCCACTTTTCAAGAGTCCGCATCGATCAACCTGAAACAGGCTGGAGCGGAATTACAAGCGCTCATCATAGATGCCGTCAACGTGATGGCCGAATCGGCGGAGCAAACGGGCGCTTTTCTGAGCGGTGGTCTGGATAGTTCCACTGTTGCCGGGGCGTTAGCCAAGGTTTATCCAGGTCAGGCGAAAACCTTTTCGATAGGCTTTCCGGTCGAGGGCTATAACGAAATCGAATATGCCAATATCGCCGTCAAACATTTCAATACCCGTCAGCACGAATATTATGTGACGCCGGAAGATACCGTCAATGCGGTGTCTTTGATAGCCGCGTATTACGACGAACCATTCGGCAATTCCTCGGCCCTGGCGGCCTATTATTGCGCCAAGCTGGCCAAAGACAATGGCATCAAGCGTTTGTTGGGAGGTGACGGCGGTGATGAAATCTTCGCCGGTAACGAGCGTTACGCCAAACAAATGCTGTTCGAGCATTATCATCGCTTGCCGGGTTTTGCCAAGGTTGCATTGGAATCCGGTTTGAATCATTTACCCGCGGTATTGGCCAAACAAAAAATCCCATTCAAGGCCAGGCGTTATATCGAGCAGGCCAATACCCTCATGCCGGACCGCTTGCAGGATTACAATTTCCTGCACCGCCATGATGTAGCGGATATTTTTCAGGACGATTTTTTAACCAGAATCGATACCGCCGAGCCGTTACGTTTGCTGAAAGAGAGCTACTGGCGGCCGGAACAGGCGAGCACCCTGAATCGCATGCTGTATATGGATTGGAAAACCACTTTGCATGACAACGATTTGGTCAAGGTCAACCGGATGTGCGAACTAGCCGGCGTGGAGGTTGGTTATCCATTGCTCGATCAGCGTATCGTCGATTTGTCCTGCAAAATCCCATCGGCGAGCAAATTGCAAGGGCAGAAACTGCGTTGGTTTTATAAACAGGCGATGGCGGATTTTCTGCCTGAGCCGATTATCAACAAATCCAAACACGGTTTTGGCTTGCCGTTCGGTGTCTGGCTGAAAGATCATCAGCCGCTGAAGGAACTGGCGTATGACGCGATTCATGGCCTGAAAAAGCGCGAATACTTCAAGCCGGCTTTCCTGGATCATGCCATCGACATGCATCAAAGCATACATGCCGCTTATTACGGTGAATTGATCTGGATTTTGATGATGCTGGAACTGTGGTTTGTCGGCAAAGGCCGTTGA
- the hemJ gene encoding protoporphyrinogen oxidase HemJ, with amino-acid sequence MLWLKALHLIFMVTWFAGLFYLPRLFVYHAMSDDAISNERFKVMERKLYYGIMTPGMLCTFIFGIWMLQDYAWTLYSGAGWLHAKFALLAVLAVYHVFCGKWLLDFKHDRNQHSHVYFRWVNEIPVLFLFAIVWLAVLKPF; translated from the coding sequence ATGCTTTGGTTAAAAGCACTTCATTTGATCTTCATGGTGACCTGGTTTGCCGGACTGTTTTATCTGCCGCGCTTGTTCGTCTATCACGCCATGAGCGACGATGCCATCAGCAACGAACGCTTTAAAGTCATGGAACGCAAGCTGTACTACGGCATCATGACGCCCGGCATGCTTTGCACGTTTATCTTTGGCATTTGGATGCTGCAAGACTATGCCTGGACACTTTACTCCGGCGCGGGTTGGTTGCATGCCAAATTTGCACTGCTGGCTGTTTTGGCGGTGTATCACGTTTTCTGCGGCAAATGGCTGTTGGATTTCAAACACGACCGCAACCAGCACAGCCACGTCTATTTCCGTTGGGTCAACGAAATTCCGGTGCTATTCTTGTTTGCGATCGTTTGGCTGGCGGTCTTGAAACCCTTTTGA
- a CDS encoding type IV pilus assembly protein FimV, whose protein sequence is MPRFTKNLFLVDAAEPRPHPFGDGEPLLFAGTTMDEPAILAVLTHKVGKKPRDLFAHVRRIYFCYQQALSEPLYAALLDLLIILDGKGRQFSQRLLQGSRSRLDAVQWSLCKQALDSPANVAGNRHSLFTTGTIGTLHLVEIRRKQQERHDYLALANDYIEYSQLEEAMAVLERGLDEQPGRQDFQAALLELYRSTLSSERFRTRYEAMQSSGLPLIEDWRAVADFFAGMTS, encoded by the coding sequence ATGCCCCGATTTACTAAAAACTTGTTTCTAGTAGACGCGGCCGAGCCGCGGCCCCATCCGTTCGGGGATGGCGAGCCGTTACTGTTTGCCGGCACGACAATGGATGAGCCTGCCATCCTTGCCGTCTTGACCCATAAAGTCGGCAAAAAACCCAGGGATTTATTCGCTCATGTGCGGCGGATTTATTTTTGCTATCAACAGGCCTTGTCGGAACCACTTTACGCGGCGTTACTGGATTTGCTGATCATACTCGACGGCAAGGGGCGCCAGTTCAGCCAGCGCTTGCTTCAGGGCAGTCGGTCACGGCTCGATGCGGTGCAGTGGTCGCTATGCAAACAGGCGCTGGATTCTCCGGCCAATGTGGCTGGTAATCGTCATTCCCTATTCACGACCGGAACCATAGGTACGCTGCATCTCGTCGAAATCCGGCGGAAACAGCAGGAACGACATGATTATCTGGCTTTGGCTAACGATTACATCGAATACAGTCAGCTGGAAGAAGCCATGGCGGTTTTGGAGCGGGGGCTCGATGAGCAGCCTGGACGCCAAGATTTCCAGGCCGCGCTGCTCGAATTGTATCGATCGACCCTGAGTAGCGAGCGGTTCAGGACAAGGTACGAAGCCATGCAATCCTCTGGTTTGCCGCTCATCGAGGATTGGCGGGCAGTGGCCGATTTTTTTGCTGGGATGACATCATGA